A genomic segment from Roseibium algicola encodes:
- a CDS encoding caspase family protein — protein MKTGYLKAFAATMCLCLSAGTVHAAQKALLIGAGVYPYLEPDAQLSGPANDVRQMADFLKGDWGFASSDVRILVEEGAAKNNILGSITGWLASETRPGDRVIIYYSGHGSQVPDRNGDEEDGLDETFVPTDYGRRGARAEDMLTDDEIASALSTLKGREVILIADSCHSGTVNRDVVPDLVSKGLDAKARYLPFSGVSRSLPVVRDEEPLARETNVHLTLSAALPHQLAWETNGSGIFTQNLIRGLRTREADLNGNGRVTTAELLNYLRPRTEQWCQRVEDCRDLQFTPNMSPRNEAFILQPASAEGPVQTVTGNTADDVSDVLPEQSSQEIKVSILPGSVHQIGDEVQFQLTSGVDGYLTLFDLTVEDDLVLLFPTDEDRSAGKTGRIRANSALTVPDPSYGFSFEAEAPAGKGKLLAIVTEDPVDLENLLAANGEFEPIGDKIDFMKELSGRLNKVWTADNANRSARWAAGYQDYEIRQ, from the coding sequence GTGAAAACCGGATACCTCAAGGCCTTCGCGGCAACCATGTGCCTGTGCCTGTCCGCCGGCACGGTTCATGCCGCGCAAAAGGCATTGCTGATCGGCGCCGGCGTCTACCCCTATCTGGAACCGGACGCGCAGCTTTCAGGCCCTGCGAACGACGTGCGCCAGATGGCGGATTTCCTCAAGGGCGACTGGGGCTTTGCATCCTCCGATGTCCGCATCCTGGTGGAAGAAGGCGCAGCCAAGAACAACATTCTGGGTTCCATCACCGGTTGGCTCGCCAGTGAAACGCGCCCGGGTGACCGCGTCATCATTTATTATTCCGGTCACGGCTCGCAGGTTCCCGATCGCAATGGCGACGAGGAAGACGGCCTCGATGAAACCTTCGTCCCGACCGATTACGGGCGCAGGGGTGCAAGGGCCGAGGATATGCTCACCGACGACGAGATTGCCTCCGCGCTGTCCACACTGAAGGGCCGCGAAGTGATCCTGATCGCCGATTCCTGTCATTCAGGTACGGTCAACCGCGATGTCGTGCCGGATCTTGTTTCCAAGGGTCTTGATGCGAAAGCGCGTTACCTGCCGTTCTCGGGCGTTTCCAGGTCCCTGCCGGTGGTGCGTGACGAAGAGCCTCTGGCACGCGAAACCAATGTGCATCTGACCCTGTCCGCTGCCCTGCCGCACCAGCTGGCCTGGGAAACCAACGGCTCGGGCATCTTTACCCAGAACCTGATCCGGGGCCTGCGCACGCGCGAAGCCGACCTCAACGGCAATGGCCGTGTCACCACCGCGGAACTTCTGAACTATCTGCGTCCGCGGACCGAGCAATGGTGCCAGCGCGTGGAAGATTGCCGTGATCTGCAGTTCACGCCGAACATGTCACCGCGCAACGAAGCCTTCATTCTGCAACCGGCTTCGGCCGAAGGCCCCGTCCAGACGGTAACCGGAAATACCGCCGACGATGTTTCCGACGTGCTTCCGGAACAATCCTCTCAGGAAATCAAGGTCTCCATCCTGCCCGGCTCCGTACACCAGATCGGTGACGAGGTGCAATTCCAGCTCACCAGCGGGGTCGATGGCTACCTGACCCTTTTCGACTTGACCGTCGAAGACGATCTGGTGCTGCTGTTCCCGACCGATGAGGATCGCTCCGCCGGCAAGACCGGCCGCATCCGCGCCAACTCCGCACTCACGGTTCCCGACCCGTCCTACGGCTTCAGCTTCGAGGCAGAGGCACCAGCGGGCAAGGGCAAGCTGCTGGCGATCGTGACCGAGGATCCGGTGGACCTGGAAAACCTTCTTGCTGCCAACGGCGAATTCGAGCCGATCGGCGACAAGATCGATTTCATGAAGGAACTTTCCGGCCGCCTCAACAAGGTCTGGACCGCGGACAACGCCAATCGCAGCGCCCGTTGGGCGGCCGGTTATCAGGATTATGAAATCCGGCAGTAA
- a CDS encoding MBL fold metallo-hydrolase: MSGQFRKDLTRRNVLAGGLAFATAGFASRITPAFATANLTFGAHDITVFSDGHLTLPMNFILPEQSEEEIAALLKPHGLATDTLTPDCNITLLRTGDRTVLFDVGSGANFQSTAGELPGHLAEAGIDPSDITDIVFTHAHPDHLWGILDDFDDPLYPEAQIWMPQAEWDYWRADDTLAKTPEERKSFVVGAQARFDVIEDRVNMIKPGQEVLLGVEAVDTAGHTPGHMSYMLHGGSESLLVVGDAISNTVISFEKPGWASGSDQDRDMGIATRKALLDRLAQDGSRVIGYHFPHPGGGHVERTGDAYSFVAA; encoded by the coding sequence ATGTCCGGGCAATTTCGGAAAGATCTGACGAGACGCAACGTTCTTGCCGGAGGCCTCGCGTTTGCGACCGCGGGTTTTGCCAGCCGGATAACGCCTGCCTTCGCAACCGCGAACCTGACCTTCGGCGCACACGACATCACCGTCTTTTCCGACGGTCATCTGACCCTGCCGATGAACTTCATTTTGCCAGAGCAAAGCGAAGAAGAGATCGCGGCGCTGCTGAAACCCCATGGCCTTGCCACGGACACTCTGACGCCGGATTGCAACATCACATTGCTCCGCACCGGCGACCGCACAGTCCTCTTCGACGTCGGATCAGGCGCCAATTTCCAGTCGACGGCAGGTGAGTTGCCGGGCCACCTGGCGGAAGCCGGTATCGATCCGTCGGACATCACCGACATTGTCTTCACCCACGCCCACCCGGACCACCTTTGGGGCATCCTGGACGATTTCGACGATCCGCTTTACCCGGAAGCGCAGATCTGGATGCCACAGGCCGAATGGGACTACTGGCGCGCCGACGATACGCTGGCCAAGACGCCGGAGGAGCGCAAGAGTTTCGTGGTCGGGGCACAGGCGCGTTTCGACGTGATCGAAGACCGGGTGAACATGATCAAGCCGGGCCAGGAAGTGCTTCTAGGCGTTGAGGCGGTCGACACGGCGGGTCACACTCCGGGGCACATGTCCTACATGCTGCACGGCGGATCCGAGAGCCTGCTGGTGGTGGGCGACGCGATTTCCAACACAGTGATTTCTTTCGAAAAACCCGGCTGGGCTTCCGGCTCCGATCAGGACCGCGATATGGGCATTGCCACCCGCAAGGCGCTGCTCGACCGACTGGCGCAAGATGGCTCCCGCGTCATCGGTTACCACTTCCCCCACCCCGGTGGAGGGCACGTGGAACGCACCGGCGATGCCTACAGTTTCGTCGCAGCCTGA
- the uxuA gene encoding mannonate dehydratase, which translates to MIEGWRWYGGYDRISLSEIAQTGAVSIVTALHEIPYGQIWPRETIANTRTRLHAAGFDWTVVESLPVHEAIKRGEGDLSELFANYRQSMANLAAEGIKVICYNFMPLLDWTRTDLAAPVARGGTCLRFSAARMAAFEIYMVKRPKAEDDYCEQVLVEAKRWFDAAKQPDLDRLTQAIMAGLPGAYDRYDPNGLREALVPYQGLDRAALRQNHKRFLEEVVPAAEELGLKLAVHPDDPPRDLLGLPRIVSDADDIDWILSAVDSPSNGLTLCSGSLGANPKNDVPAIAERFAGKIHFAHLRNVAKDPDGSFEEAAHLGGDTDMPALLGVLLGEEAGRRHEGRKDDEIVFRPDHGHELLSDADRGAHPGYPLIGRMRGLAELRGVIAGLTARRAVQA; encoded by the coding sequence ATGATCGAAGGTTGGCGCTGGTATGGCGGCTATGACCGCATCTCGCTTTCTGAAATCGCCCAGACCGGTGCTGTCAGCATCGTCACGGCACTGCACGAAATTCCCTACGGCCAGATCTGGCCTCGCGAAACAATCGCGAACACCAGGACCCGGCTCCACGCTGCCGGTTTCGACTGGACCGTGGTGGAAAGCCTGCCGGTTCACGAAGCCATCAAGCGCGGGGAAGGCGATCTTTCGGAACTCTTCGCCAACTACCGGCAATCGATGGCAAACCTGGCCGCTGAAGGCATAAAGGTCATCTGCTACAACTTCATGCCGTTGCTCGACTGGACCCGGACGGACCTGGCCGCGCCCGTGGCACGTGGCGGTACCTGCCTGCGGTTTTCCGCTGCCAGGATGGCGGCCTTCGAAATCTACATGGTCAAGCGACCCAAGGCGGAAGACGATTATTGCGAACAGGTTCTGGTCGAGGCAAAACGCTGGTTTGATGCCGCAAAACAGCCGGACCTCGACCGCTTGACCCAGGCCATCATGGCGGGTTTGCCCGGGGCCTATGATCGTTACGACCCGAACGGCCTGCGTGAGGCACTGGTGCCCTATCAGGGACTCGACCGGGCGGCTCTCAGACAAAACCACAAGCGCTTCCTGGAGGAAGTGGTCCCGGCGGCCGAAGAACTTGGCCTGAAACTGGCGGTACATCCGGATGACCCGCCCCGGGATCTGCTCGGTCTTCCGCGGATCGTCTCGGATGCGGACGACATCGACTGGATCCTGTCGGCGGTGGACAGCCCGTCCAATGGCCTGACGCTGTGCTCGGGCTCACTTGGCGCCAACCCGAAGAACGATGTCCCTGCAATCGCGGAACGCTTTGCCGGCAAGATCCATTTCGCCCATCTGCGCAATGTCGCGAAAGATCCGGATGGTTCGTTCGAGGAAGCAGCGCATCTTGGCGGCGACACCGACATGCCTGCATTGCTCGGCGTTCTTCTTGGCGAAGAAGCCGGACGGCGACACGAGGGCCGTAAAGATGACGAAATCGTCTTCCGGCCAGATCATGGCCACGAGCTGCTGAGCGACGCCGACCGCGGTGCGCATCCGGGCTATCCCCTGATCGGGCGAATGCGCGGACTGGCGGAACTGCGCGGCGTTATCGCAGGTTTGACGGCTCGCCGCGCTGTCCAGGCCTAG
- a CDS encoding caspase family protein, giving the protein MTRSILPASAAFLRKRVPGFAPALVLAAGLAAPLPAFAGNLYGLVIGIDDYQHITDLKGAVNDARDVAGTLEKLEASKVILLTDADATRDNVFASWRELTELAGPGDTLVFHYAGHGARQEAILPGHEELDNMFLLAGFDETGPGVNERIIDNEVGHLLAEEKEATVVFVADSCFAGDMARAADFRAEVNVRVADVRVDKSSDRIADRVRQLGEVEEDALQNVIWLYAQDRNKVTQEVRIGEELRGALSYAFSRALEGEADGDSNSVLNTAELKRYVNSSVKRHTERRQRPEVNAGSRDLEILLHDAAGTPAPSAGLPELTLYTTPGETIPALSGIRKVDSKAEADLIYDGDGSSLVYKTGDVIASFPAPPSAEALQATVDKWRFLAFLIGFAETEGPELDLSDGSRTYVEGEQVTFSIRSSGNENVVLFNLASNGAVQLVGPVRRGKRGLAAGKLRPGRTDSFRSAVIPPFGADHLIAITTPSPMPDLVDAVQDAQQNNDLAALAKEIGHTLDGQSFGLDWVGLYTRAKGDLQ; this is encoded by the coding sequence ATGACCAGATCCATTCTGCCGGCCTCCGCGGCTTTCCTGAGAAAGCGGGTGCCGGGATTTGCCCCTGCCCTCGTGCTTGCAGCAGGCCTTGCCGCGCCGCTTCCCGCATTTGCCGGCAATCTCTACGGCCTCGTCATCGGCATTGACGACTATCAGCACATCACTGACCTCAAGGGCGCCGTCAATGACGCGAGAGATGTTGCCGGAACACTGGAAAAGCTGGAGGCCAGCAAGGTCATCCTGCTGACCGACGCCGACGCCACGCGGGACAACGTCTTTGCCTCGTGGCGGGAGCTGACGGAGCTTGCCGGCCCGGGGGATACGCTGGTGTTTCATTATGCCGGTCACGGTGCCCGGCAGGAAGCGATCCTTCCCGGGCACGAAGAACTCGACAACATGTTCCTGCTGGCGGGCTTCGACGAAACCGGCCCGGGTGTCAACGAGCGAATCATCGACAACGAGGTCGGCCATCTGCTGGCTGAAGAAAAGGAAGCAACCGTCGTCTTCGTCGCCGACAGCTGTTTTGCAGGCGATATGGCCCGGGCGGCCGATTTCCGCGCCGAAGTAAATGTGCGCGTTGCCGATGTTCGGGTCGACAAATCCTCGGACCGGATTGCCGACCGGGTCAGGCAACTTGGCGAAGTTGAGGAAGATGCACTTCAAAATGTCATCTGGCTTTATGCCCAGGACCGCAACAAGGTCACCCAGGAAGTGCGGATCGGCGAAGAGCTGCGCGGTGCGCTCTCCTATGCCTTTTCCCGCGCTCTTGAGGGTGAAGCGGACGGTGACAGCAACAGCGTTTTGAACACGGCCGAGCTGAAGCGTTACGTCAACAGCTCGGTCAAGCGCCATACCGAACGGCGGCAACGGCCGGAGGTCAATGCCGGATCCAGAGACCTGGAAATCCTGCTGCATGATGCTGCCGGTACGCCTGCCCCGAGCGCCGGACTACCGGAACTGACGCTCTACACCACCCCCGGCGAGACAATTCCCGCCCTGTCAGGCATCCGCAAGGTCGACAGCAAGGCAGAGGCCGATCTGATTTACGACGGTGATGGCTCTTCACTGGTCTACAAGACCGGTGACGTGATTGCCTCGTTTCCCGCCCCGCCTTCCGCTGAGGCCCTGCAGGCAACCGTCGACAAATGGCGCTTCCTTGCCTTCCTGATCGGCTTTGCCGAAACTGAAGGTCCGGAACTGGACCTGTCCGACGGCAGCCGGACCTATGTCGAAGGTGAGCAGGTGACATTCTCGATCCGCTCGTCCGGCAACGAAAATGTGGTCCTGTTCAACCTCGCTTCAAACGGGGCAGTTCAACTGGTCGGCCCCGTTCGCAGAGGCAAGCGCGGTCTGGCTGCAGGCAAGCTCCGGCCTGGCCGGACTGACAGCTTCCGATCCGCGGTGATCCCGCCTTTCGGCGCCGACCATCTCATCGCCATCACCACACCGTCCCCCATGCCCGATCTCGTGGATGCGGTTCAGGACGCTCAACAAAACAATGATCTCGCCGCCCTGGCGAAGGAAATCGGCCACACGCTCGACGGCCAGTCCTTCGGCCTGGACTGGGTCGGGCTTTATACGCGCGCAAAGGGAGACCTTCAGTGA
- a CDS encoding YeeE/YedE family protein, protein MDLTFLLDEISEPWLLAIGGLVVGVLFGAFAQQSRFCLRAASLEFSRGAPKDRLPVWLLTFSAAVLCTQVLIHLGEVQANEARQLASPQSLSGALLGGLMFGTGMVLARGCASRLLVLSATGNLRALLSGLVFAVVAQASLRGLLKPVREWFAGLWTTGDIGGNNLTEMLGLSTSVTLGFTALWLVAGLVFAWRSRVKVWQLVAAAGAGLAIPLAWWFTSAMARQAFDPVQVEGVTFTGPSADALMLVLSPPGDLLDFDVGLVPGVFLGSFLAAFVTRELALQGFEGGKSMARYLTGATLMGFGGMLAGGCAVGAGITGASIFALTAWITLTAIWLSAGVADRLLTSYDARQQTVGGSPAAEQVKTAA, encoded by the coding sequence ATGGACCTGACATTTCTTCTGGACGAAATTTCCGAGCCCTGGTTGCTGGCAATCGGCGGGCTGGTTGTCGGCGTCCTTTTTGGCGCCTTTGCCCAGCAAAGCCGCTTTTGTCTGCGCGCTGCCAGCCTGGAATTCTCGCGCGGTGCGCCGAAGGACAGGTTGCCGGTCTGGCTCCTGACCTTTTCCGCGGCGGTTCTGTGCACGCAAGTGCTGATCCACCTGGGCGAAGTGCAGGCAAATGAAGCCCGCCAGTTGGCATCGCCGCAAAGCCTCTCCGGAGCTTTGCTGGGCGGGTTGATGTTCGGCACCGGCATGGTGCTGGCGCGCGGATGCGCAAGCCGTCTGCTGGTGCTTTCGGCCACCGGCAATCTGAGGGCGCTGCTCTCAGGACTCGTCTTTGCGGTTGTCGCCCAGGCGAGCCTGCGTGGCCTGTTGAAGCCGGTGCGCGAATGGTTTGCAGGTCTTTGGACGACAGGGGATATCGGCGGCAACAATCTGACCGAGATGCTGGGACTGAGCACATCCGTGACGCTTGGTTTCACGGCGCTCTGGCTGGTGGCGGGGCTAGTCTTTGCCTGGCGGTCGAGGGTGAAGGTCTGGCAGCTGGTGGCGGCAGCGGGCGCGGGGTTGGCAATTCCCCTGGCCTGGTGGTTCACATCCGCCATGGCCCGGCAGGCTTTCGACCCCGTGCAGGTGGAAGGCGTAACCTTCACCGGACCGTCCGCCGATGCCCTGATGCTGGTTCTGTCACCACCGGGCGATCTGCTTGATTTCGATGTCGGCTTGGTGCCCGGCGTCTTTCTGGGCTCGTTCCTGGCGGCTTTCGTGACGCGGGAACTCGCCCTGCAGGGGTTCGAAGGCGGCAAGTCGATGGCGCGCTACCTCACCGGAGCAACGCTCATGGGGTTCGGCGGCATGCTTGCCGGCGGCTGTGCCGTCGGGGCCGGTATCACAGGAGCTTCCATCTTCGCGCTGACGGCGTGGATCACCCTGACCGCCATCTGGCTGTCTGCCGGTGTTGCCGACCGCCTGCTGACAAGCTATGACGCCCGGCAGCAGACGGTCGGTGGGTCTCCTGCAGCAGAACAGGTGAAAACCGCAGCCTGA
- a CDS encoding OmpA family protein — MPLIRTVLPAHLMHLAGLAVSAVIALPLLTTDASAQLVSCESIQKDWLAMPLSAGHEDRVRIYDQAFNDSDCDGMVVEGFGKEIIDARLDVIAPFQDLEGYTGSLETLKQDLADLQEFGSHWRISYLLGEILRKQQQTLPAFRAYQEALGLVDDTELTPAEPAHAMIARLRDRLDELAVVVAQISEEPGDIKIPVTRSGQSISQYSFSTRGYKRKKTLVPIQFVYDQDVMTKAGRTSFEDVQEALEKQGSPDIQVVGHTDPVGSDAYNMQLSMKRAEAVRSALLAAGYSGSIEVLGMGESQPFQFDDPSLYTEDVRNQAHRRVEFVQK; from the coding sequence ATGCCGCTTATCCGAACTGTTTTACCCGCCCACCTTATGCATCTGGCGGGCCTTGCCGTCTCCGCCGTCATCGCCCTGCCCCTCCTGACCACTGACGCTTCCGCACAACTCGTTTCATGCGAGAGCATTCAGAAGGACTGGCTTGCGATGCCGCTGAGCGCCGGTCACGAAGACCGCGTCAGGATCTACGACCAGGCCTTCAATGACAGCGATTGCGACGGCATGGTGGTGGAAGGCTTTGGCAAGGAAATCATCGATGCGCGGCTCGACGTCATCGCGCCGTTTCAGGATCTTGAAGGCTATACCGGCAGCCTTGAAACCCTGAAACAGGACTTGGCCGACCTTCAGGAATTCGGCAGCCACTGGCGTATTTCCTATCTGCTCGGAGAAATTCTGCGCAAGCAGCAGCAAACCCTGCCCGCGTTCCGCGCCTATCAGGAAGCCCTTGGCCTGGTGGATGACACCGAGCTGACCCCTGCGGAACCGGCACATGCCATGATCGCCCGGCTGCGCGACCGCCTGGATGAGCTGGCGGTGGTCGTGGCCCAGATTTCAGAGGAACCGGGAGACATCAAGATCCCGGTCACCCGCAGCGGACAGTCGATCTCGCAATACAGCTTTTCCACGCGCGGCTACAAACGCAAGAAGACCCTGGTTCCGATCCAGTTCGTCTACGATCAGGATGTCATGACCAAAGCCGGCCGGACCAGCTTTGAAGACGTGCAGGAGGCCCTGGAAAAGCAGGGTTCCCCGGACATCCAGGTCGTCGGCCATACCGATCCGGTCGGCTCTGATGCCTACAACATGCAACTGTCCATGAAGCGTGCCGAGGCCGTACGTAGCGCCTTGCTGGCAGCCGGATACTCCGGCTCCATCGAGGTGCTTGGCATGGGTGAAAGCCAGCCGTTCCAGTTCGACGATCCATCCCTCTACACCGAGGACGTGCGCAATCAGGCGCACCGGCGCGTTGAATTCGTCCAGAAATAG
- a CDS encoding caspase family protein translates to MSRCVRLLTGFCCLFLMAAGLAKAEENRFALVIGNSSYEQIGRLGNPGRDADLVAKSLEAVGFEVSVHFDLDEDGLGKVLDDLADRAPDLDVAVLYFAGHGIQKDGENFLIPVDAQLKSATSIERETVSLRSFMEVMEEVPISLLFLDACRNNPFAEHLLSQSSSDGRSTGITRGLAPIRTVGDMLVTFATLPNSVAKDGAGQNSPFAKALARHVATPDAEVSVLMKRVTRDVMAETDGEQRPQQLSQMQTEFYFKRTNAAAPETDDQQTLLAVYPGSVSAGEEVSVLADVPQQCAPDFFNITPSNRVTPIPTSYFKTVELGGGKIRYEISPGSRYGLVVEEADEKGANRIGFFCSMGPAFSDQQKKEVLRRINGQLAQNEMSGTIGSDPERVAYHFAEFKIN, encoded by the coding sequence ATGTCGAGATGTGTCAGGCTTCTGACGGGGTTCTGCTGTCTTTTTCTGATGGCCGCCGGTCTGGCGAAGGCAGAGGAAAACCGCTTTGCGCTTGTTATCGGTAATTCGTCCTACGAGCAGATCGGCCGGCTCGGTAACCCGGGACGGGATGCGGATCTTGTCGCCAAGTCGCTGGAAGCGGTCGGATTCGAAGTTTCGGTTCATTTCGACCTTGATGAGGACGGTCTTGGCAAGGTCCTGGACGATCTTGCCGATCGTGCTCCGGACCTGGATGTGGCGGTGCTCTATTTCGCAGGCCATGGCATTCAGAAGGATGGTGAGAATTTTCTGATCCCTGTCGATGCGCAACTGAAGTCTGCGACCTCGATCGAACGGGAAACGGTCAGCCTGCGTTCGTTCATGGAGGTGATGGAAGAGGTGCCGATCAGTCTCCTGTTCCTTGATGCCTGCCGCAACAACCCCTTTGCCGAACATCTGTTGTCGCAGTCCTCCTCCGACGGGCGGTCCACCGGGATCACCCGCGGGCTTGCCCCTATCCGCACCGTTGGCGACATGCTGGTCACTTTTGCCACCTTGCCGAATTCCGTTGCAAAGGATGGTGCCGGACAGAACTCGCCTTTTGCCAAGGCGCTGGCCCGCCACGTCGCCACACCGGATGCGGAAGTCTCCGTCTTGATGAAGCGGGTGACGCGTGACGTGATGGCCGAGACCGACGGCGAGCAGCGGCCGCAGCAGCTGTCTCAGATGCAGACGGAATTCTATTTCAAGCGCACCAACGCAGCCGCTCCGGAGACAGATGATCAGCAGACCCTGCTGGCGGTCTATCCCGGTTCGGTCAGTGCCGGCGAGGAAGTCTCGGTTCTGGCGGATGTGCCGCAGCAGTGCGCACCGGATTTCTTTAACATAACGCCGTCAAACCGGGTGACGCCGATCCCGACTTCGTACTTCAAGACGGTTGAACTCGGCGGCGGCAAGATCCGGTACGAAATCTCGCCCGGCTCGCGCTATGGGCTGGTCGTGGAAGAAGCGGACGAGAAGGGGGCGAACCGCATCGGCTTCTTCTGCTCAATGGGACCGGCTTTTTCCGATCAGCAGAAAAAGGAAGTGCTCAGGCGGATCAACGGACAGCTCGCGCAAAACGAGATGTCCGGGACCATCGGGTCCGACCCGGAACGGGTCGCCTATCATTTTGCCGAGTTCAAGATCAACTGA
- a CDS encoding SH3 domain-containing protein → MLLKSIVFCLSLVFSVSQLSAAEITQRPDLAPRLAQLKPLYPGKGSAGSVVNELQGTIFLISGVIEKGDLEKLKAALDGTWGKFIVFDSPGGSFLEGIRIGQYLQYNVGSQDPDLNGVFVLNGNECLSACALAFTLAATPRNAVYGGDIRFLEAGAALGYHMAFLPEEKANQLVAVKEAMNLAYEVTQTYVKLIKGGIAPSILLQEALSHRTADSFFYLAGGIRSYAMGLTPVSAGTIADPINKSALYMDTVGAMCTQLFQADNSIRKSEVEYEFGAIDGSGPNPQETKLEDLIQELGSRRIAASHNGVAYCTVELSEDGTVGMRITSGSLPCAKGGYDAPTWCAMPGPFDDTLPKVTNALLADAASCHGGTLTTEYAYWTSDVIDYDIGEETPTALTDWNSWERTIARDVNVRQNPSLDAEAVGRVQIGDKVKISDCRIVSGPQGVWYQLSTGGWISARFVSEFDQFTRPATEETMIGR, encoded by the coding sequence ATGTTGCTCAAATCCATCGTTTTCTGTCTTTCGCTGGTTTTCTCGGTTTCGCAGCTTTCTGCCGCCGAGATCACACAGCGTCCCGATCTCGCACCGCGATTGGCACAATTGAAGCCGTTGTATCCGGGCAAAGGGTCTGCCGGCAGCGTGGTCAATGAACTGCAGGGAACGATATTCCTGATTTCCGGCGTCATCGAAAAAGGAGATCTGGAAAAGCTGAAGGCTGCTCTCGACGGCACCTGGGGCAAATTTATCGTCTTCGACAGCCCCGGCGGCAGCTTTCTGGAAGGCATCCGCATCGGCCAGTATCTGCAATACAACGTTGGCTCGCAGGACCCGGATCTCAACGGTGTCTTCGTTCTCAACGGTAACGAGTGCCTGTCCGCCTGCGCACTCGCCTTCACCCTGGCAGCGACCCCGCGCAACGCTGTTTATGGCGGCGATATCCGCTTTCTGGAAGCTGGCGCGGCACTCGGGTACCACATGGCGTTCCTGCCGGAGGAGAAGGCCAACCAGCTTGTTGCGGTCAAGGAAGCCATGAACCTGGCCTATGAAGTGACGCAGACCTACGTCAAGCTGATCAAGGGCGGCATTGCCCCGTCCATTCTGCTGCAAGAGGCCCTGTCCCACCGTACTGCCGACAGCTTCTTTTATCTGGCTGGTGGCATTCGGTCCTACGCGATGGGCCTGACGCCGGTTTCAGCCGGCACTATTGCCGACCCGATCAACAAGAGCGCCCTTTACATGGACACGGTTGGCGCCATGTGCACGCAGCTTTTCCAGGCAGACAATTCAATCAGGAAATCTGAAGTCGAATATGAATTCGGCGCAATTGACGGGTCTGGTCCGAACCCGCAGGAAACCAAGCTGGAAGATCTCATCCAAGAGTTGGGGTCACGCCGTATCGCCGCCAGCCACAATGGCGTTGCTTATTGCACCGTAGAACTTTCCGAAGACGGCACCGTCGGCATGCGCATCACCTCCGGTTCGCTACCCTGTGCGAAGGGCGGGTATGACGCCCCCACATGGTGCGCAATGCCGGGACCTTTCGACGATACCCTGCCGAAAGTGACCAATGCGCTGCTTGCCGACGCAGCCAGTTGCCACGGCGGCACGCTGACGACCGAATACGCCTACTGGACGAGCGATGTCATCGACTACGACATCGGCGAGGAAACACCGACCGCTCTGACGGACTGGAATTCGTGGGAGCGCACCATCGCGCGGGACGTCAACGTTCGCCAGAACCCTTCTCTCGATGCGGAAGCCGTTGGCCGGGTGCAGATCGGCGACAAGGTCAAGATTTCCGATTGCCGTATCGTCTCGGGGCCGCAAGGTGTCTGGTATCAACTGTCCACCGGCGGCTGGATCAGTGCCCGCTTCGTTTCCGAATTCGACCAGTTCACCCGTCCGGCAACAGAAGAAACCATGATAGGTCGATAA
- a CDS encoding OmpA family protein has product MKPFAFLLIFISLALPAAAQSTITLEDFDLGGDTKPATSASRDASAPAETDMEKCLLDQAACSNSEFKSNTALSMDDVVNLKLVDREGAASTPPPAGGSSETASSAPLPTIDMEILFDYNSASLRPDQAAKITELSRILSQDKFKNYRFLLLGHTDAKGSAQYNLALSQQRAQTVAGFVAAWGGLSEQRVLASGMGASRLKDQSDPYGEQNRRVQLVLLPVN; this is encoded by the coding sequence ATGAAGCCTTTTGCATTTCTTTTGATTTTTATTTCCCTGGCCCTGCCTGCCGCGGCGCAAAGCACTATCACGCTTGAGGATTTCGATCTTGGCGGCGACACCAAACCCGCAACTTCCGCCTCGCGTGACGCCAGTGCCCCGGCGGAGACCGACATGGAAAAATGCCTGCTTGATCAGGCCGCCTGCAGCAACTCGGAATTCAAGTCAAACACCGCCCTGTCGATGGACGATGTCGTGAATCTCAAGCTTGTCGATCGAGAAGGTGCTGCCTCCACCCCGCCACCAGCCGGCGGCTCTTCGGAAACCGCGTCATCGGCACCACTGCCGACGATCGACATGGAAATCCTGTTTGATTACAACTCGGCTTCGCTGCGTCCGGACCAGGCCGCGAAGATTACCGAACTCTCGCGCATTCTGAGCCAGGACAAGTTCAAGAACTATCGCTTCCTGCTGCTTGGCCACACAGATGCAAAGGGCAGCGCACAGTACAATCTTGCCCTCTCGCAACAGCGCGCCCAGACGGTCGCAGGTTTCGTTGCAGCCTGGGGTGGGCTTTCAGAGCAGCGTGTTCTGGCAAGCGGAATGGGCGCCTCCAGGCTGAAGGACCAGAGCGATCCCTACGGCGAACAGAACCGCCGCGTCCAGCTGGTCCTGCTGCCGGTCAACTGA